The nucleotide window atgcagacatgtttttgtttagttttgattCAGGTTAGTTTGATTCGTTGTATCACTACCGAGACAAACTTTACCAATTGAAGACGTACATCATCTAAACAAAAGATATAGTTTTATTCAAAAATGATGCATATATTCAAACTCATTCACCGAACTTTTTTCCAACTTATTACAAAATAAGAAGCtttgaattgaaaaaaaaacaatagttgaaaaagaaaattgaacttaaaatacatatatatgtgacaGTACAGTTTACTGGTTTTATTGGAAACATGATATGTTGTAAGCAATCAATATCATATTTTGAACTTAGCTACATtgcttttactttcttttttttaaagccAAGAATGTTTCTTGATTTACCACTGTAATCATATCTGGCTTTGGCATTATTTAGTATAAAAGCTCCCAGTGCCCAATCTAGTGGTGTGTTTTTGGCTCCAGCATTATCCGCAAACCTGATTCTGCAgacaaaacaaacaaagttaTTGATCAAAACCACATTAATTGATGTTAACTTTCTTGAATTTGCAGAGAGTAACACAAATTCTAACCTATCATCATCAAGAGCAAAACCAAGACTGTCATGAAGCATGGAGACAATATATGCTGATGAGAAGCAATACCCATGCAGATATCTATCTTAAGATGTTGGATACTTCTCTTTAAGTTTCGACCATTCTTCTCCACAGAAACTCTTTGCGGCTGGAATCATTTTAGACAACCAAGCCGTTTCTTCTAACTCAAAGAACTGAATTCAAACAGAAACAATAAGATCATTATTGTTCAAACAAATCAGAATTCGTGGGATTATTACACCTTGGAGGTGTGGTATAGAATTGTTCTTTAACCAAAAACTTTCATTGAAGATTAGGAGTGAATGTTGATCCAGAACAATGCTTATAAGGACAATTTTctacaaggaaaaaaaattcaagaggGGAAGACAATTGACACGCGGAATGATATACCGGTAATGATTCTTACCTTTTCCTTTCTGCAACATTGCTGTAAGAGATCGACATTGTGAGAAATTGCCTGCAGCTTGAACGGTGGCTGTAAATCTGCTTTCTTCAGCTGAGTTTCCGAATGAACCATTCAGTGATTTTTCCCCGGCCATGTATCCTTTAGGAGTACAAGGTAAGTAACCATTCCTTTTCTTGTAGAGTTGTATGCATTGAAACATTTTATATATGGCGAAAATAAGAGATTATTTCAAGTGGCCAGTACCAGCCCTGAGCCCAAGCAAAGGAAGCTACGGCTTGCAGccctaatatttttatagataatacCCGgccaaaaaaattgacaaaacTCTAGTTAGTCTAGTGGTAGAATGTTCTTTTAATAGTTGTCAGCTTAGGTGTTCGATGCAAGTGGCTAAACTCAAAAGTGCACTTTACAAGCTCACTAAACAAAAGTGAATAATCTAACAATTTGTCAACATCTAACCTGAGTTCTGGAGTGATTCATATAAATCTTCCTGTGCTGTGTCCTGCGAAGCAGCTACAAAAAGTTAAATTTTAACTTGTTGAAAACTAACAAAGGATTAAAAAAATTCCTTTTTTCTTGAGTTACACTCAACAGACaaatgctctctctctctctctctctctctgctcctAAAAAATTTAACCTGTCCATAGTGGAGGAAGCTGTGACTGTAGATTTTGTATGCAACACCTCCATAGGATATGGTACGCGAGAACTCAGGAGGCACAACCTCACTTGACACAAATGCCACCTAAAAACGAAATCACACATGAGCAGTTTCCGATGAAGACGAACAAAAAGGGACGAGAGAAAGTTAAACCTGTGCAGAAGCCCCTCCGAGTTCAACAATCCCTGTTGTTTGTAACGGATCACCGCCAAGCGAATCAAGTGCATAATTGGCAATAACCCAAGCATATATACCTTCATCAGATCCTATACAAAACAATTTTAACAACACTGATATGTAGTAGTACTAATAACAACAAGAACAAGAGTCACAAAACCACCAACTAACCAGAAATAACAGAAGCCCATTCGTCTATAAACGTAAAGCCAGAGGATCTAAGAACCTTTCTTGAAGAGGACAACTCAATGTTTGAATAGCAAACAAACAGTAACCCCAATGATGATTAGCAGGAGAATTGATTTCGACTTGGGTTTAGTGAATGTGTACCACCGCGATCGTCGGTGGTCGTCTGGTAGAATCTGAACCATGAGAGAGGATCCTCCATCATCTCcgatttcttttttcttttttcttttttttttttttttacagattcTAAGGTTCTTCCTTTTACGTTTAGAACCTGACTTAAGAAATAGGAGTTCCGAAAAATATGGACAGCCTCCCGCCGACGAAGCTTCTGACACTGGTTCTTTGCTTTCGTAGTGGAGAAGAAGTTGGTCAATGGAGGCGCGTATTATAAAAAACTTTACATCTATTATTCCAACTAACTAGGTTTTGGTTCGGGTCATAGATGCCTTAATCTTTTAATCAGAAGTGCTAAACTAGTGGTGCATATGTTAAAGAAATGCTTTTATTAAAATGTCGAAATCACAAAGCTTACTACTACCatagataatatataaacaaacaacAATGGATATAGTTTTTTAGCAACTTACTTATTTCACAAGCAACAAAAGGCAAGCAAATATTTGGTATTATTGTGGTTACATTTTTAAAGTATAGTAAAACTTTTAATTATGGTTAACGGGCAGTATTTTTGTCGTTCCACACGAGTCCAGACCGGCACTGGTAATCCCAATGTCGAGCCTATATAAGCTCATGTCATACTTCAATGTAAATTACTCTTGATCATTGAAAGTaataaaaaactgttttttcttttaaaacaaagtTGTGAATTCTTTGTTGTTAGTTCTCTAGTTCTTTGTGTGTGATTCACTAAGACCTATTCAAGCCACGTCGAAGGAGCCTTGTGTGATTCAAGACTATCTATCTGTCCattgattgagagagtcaatctaTATCCATCTATCAATCTCATCTATCGGTCAAGTCTTGAGAGTGTTATACAACCAGCAAGCTTAGCTCCATTGCATCCATCAATCCAACCATTCTTCTCATCTCATCACCTTCTTATTCTCTGTTTTGTTATCAGTatctatataaaaacatttcgagaagtctttctttgtaaatattggtttacttttaaatttggaAAATTCTCGAAAATGCCAGAGAAGACTTTTGaaagttttgcaattgaccgaaGTTTgtcaaaaatttgattttttatagaAGACTTCTCGTGAAGTCTTCTCGGGGAAGACTTCTAtagaagtc belongs to Brassica rapa cultivar Chiifu-401-42 chromosome A07, CAAS_Brap_v3.01, whole genome shotgun sequence and includes:
- the LOC103828868 gene encoding probable apyrase 5, which codes for SSLGLLFVCYSNIELSSSRKVLRSSGFTFIDEWASVISGSDEGIYAWVIANYALDSLGGDPLQTTGIVELGGASAQVAFVSSEVVPPEFSRTISYGGVAYKIYSHSFLHYGQDTAQEDLYESLQNSGYMAGEKSLNGSFGNSAEESRFTATVQAAGNFSQCRSLTAMLQKGKGKNHYRYIIPRVNCLPLLNFFSL